One stretch of Chitinophaga pendula DNA includes these proteins:
- a CDS encoding Ig-like domain-containing protein has protein sequence MKTNSIESMPVRRLCQLLICWCFLLIYGSSQAQVSPSVPATTANHNKQVIGYITQWDAWKNIAGIVPQGGYNHLNVDYSQYTILNFSFFGVAKDGSLHSGDYRNKNIWQKGAVQEPAPLLYEDIYSSWDKYLIYGELDILYNIVDNSYAYQLGYRNDGAGWKNINTGKTGSFPLAAPKQGGAPGLLDLAHQKGVKVLASIGGWSMCKHYPEMAADPVKRARFLAGCKELIDMGFDGIDFDWEYPNDPGMNIEHYGTADYANFAALAEAVRTQIGPNKLLTTCFSASATKLTGFDWARLNRSFDYFNMMTYDFNGGWSNKAGHNSPLYDVPGQEYPNFSINSLYQSIKQLPGMNLSKVNMGAPFYGRGVITTGPAQLHGGTTKRPETVQPDGPISTCADYTNWTKDVFDGTPYYSYILSVTGANSGWTEYWDDVAKVPYKTKGNYFLSYDNERSIGEKAKFVKDNNLAGIIVWQVYGDMVNMTSSTVPKGKLIYCPNTRHPLVNKINEVFAGGSTGNKPPVVNITAPANNATFTAPANINITATATDSDGTIAYVEFYNGATRLATDSTAPYSFAWNNVAAGTYSITAKATDNQGASATSAAISLTVNGTGGNTPPTVSITAPANNATFSAPATVNITANAADANGRVVRVEFYNGTTRLATDSTAPYSYTWSNVAAGTYSITAKATDNDNATTTSAAVSITVNGTSGGNCAGIAAYQPYPKIYNQGEKVTYNNNLYECLVNNLYNVTPGSADWWWKPLGPCSGTAARATQAGDTNGKLIVGYWHNWGNTTQVPKYIRLRDVNAKYNVINVAFPTSGPDFATMLFTPENITEAEFKSDIAFLQSQGKKVLLSLGGQNGTVTLNTAAQKTAFVNSMKGLLDQYNFDGFDIDLEGGASLQLDNNDKNFMAPTTPKVVNMIAAVKELLAYRKGQGKNGWLTMAPETYYVHTAYGATYAPLVGAYLPLIYGLRNELTVIYPQYYNTGSVTGLDNKNYNQGTSDFIVAMTDMLLQGFPVAGTNQTFPALREDQVAFGLPATQGAAGGGYTAPANVTKALNYLVKGISYGGAYTLRKAGGYPGLRGIMTWSVNWDISNNNEFANNAYEFFYGGGSTGNPPAVNITAPANNAAFNAPANINITANASDSDGSVTKVEFFNGGSKLGEDPTAPYSFAWNSVAAGSYTITARATDNQGNVTTSAPVTISVNGSGSAPVVNITAPANNASFTAPANINITANASDSDGSVTKVEFFNGSAKLGEDPTAPYSFAWNNVGAGTYSITAKATDNQGNTTTSAAVSITVNGTGGSNCAGIPAYQPYPKIYNQGDKVVYNNNLYESQSNNLYNVTPGTADWWWKPLGPCSGSFARTDSRPTVGEEENTNDQLNVYPNPVTGTEVRLQVKARPGEQLVLELTDLKGGRLQQRQVQTATVKGEQPVRLDVSKLPAGTWIIKVTGDKNRKVGTAKIIKL, from the coding sequence ATGAAAACCAATTCTATCGAGTCGATGCCTGTCCGGCGTCTTTGCCAGTTGTTGATATGCTGGTGTTTTCTTTTGATCTACGGCAGCAGCCAAGCACAGGTAAGCCCGTCTGTGCCTGCTACCACCGCTAATCACAACAAACAGGTGATTGGTTACATTACACAATGGGATGCTTGGAAAAATATAGCCGGCATCGTTCCCCAAGGTGGCTACAACCACCTCAACGTCGACTATTCCCAGTACACCATCCTCAACTTCTCCTTTTTTGGCGTAGCCAAAGATGGATCCCTCCACAGCGGCGACTACCGCAACAAAAACATCTGGCAGAAAGGTGCCGTTCAGGAACCCGCACCCCTGCTCTATGAAGACATCTACAGCAGCTGGGATAAATATCTCATCTACGGCGAGCTGGATATCCTCTACAACATCGTAGATAACAGCTACGCCTACCAGCTGGGATATCGCAACGACGGCGCTGGCTGGAAAAACATCAACACCGGCAAAACCGGTTCATTCCCCCTCGCTGCCCCTAAACAAGGCGGCGCCCCCGGCCTGCTCGATCTCGCCCATCAGAAAGGTGTAAAAGTACTGGCGTCCATCGGCGGATGGAGCATGTGTAAACACTATCCCGAAATGGCCGCCGACCCCGTTAAAAGAGCCCGCTTCCTAGCCGGCTGTAAAGAACTGATCGACATGGGATTCGATGGTATCGACTTCGACTGGGAATATCCCAACGACCCCGGTATGAATATCGAACACTATGGTACTGCCGACTACGCTAACTTCGCCGCCCTCGCCGAAGCCGTACGCACACAGATTGGCCCCAACAAATTATTGACCACCTGCTTCTCCGCTTCCGCTACCAAACTCACAGGCTTCGACTGGGCCCGCCTCAACAGGTCCTTCGATTACTTCAACATGATGACCTATGACTTCAACGGAGGCTGGTCTAACAAAGCTGGTCACAACTCACCCCTGTACGACGTACCTGGTCAGGAATACCCTAACTTCTCCATCAATTCCCTCTACCAGTCTATCAAACAACTGCCTGGTATGAACCTCAGCAAAGTGAACATGGGTGCTCCTTTCTATGGCCGCGGCGTAATCACCACCGGCCCCGCACAACTCCATGGCGGTACCACCAAAAGACCCGAAACCGTTCAGCCCGATGGTCCCATCAGCACCTGTGCTGACTATACCAACTGGACAAAAGACGTATTCGATGGCACCCCATACTATAGCTACATCCTCAGCGTAACCGGCGCTAACTCAGGTTGGACCGAATACTGGGATGATGTAGCAAAAGTGCCCTACAAAACAAAGGGTAACTACTTCCTCAGTTATGACAACGAACGCTCTATCGGCGAAAAAGCCAAATTCGTAAAAGACAACAACCTGGCCGGTATCATCGTTTGGCAGGTATATGGCGACATGGTCAACATGACCAGCAGCACCGTTCCAAAAGGGAAACTCATCTACTGCCCCAATACCCGCCATCCACTCGTTAATAAAATCAACGAAGTATTCGCTGGCGGTAGCACCGGCAACAAACCTCCGGTAGTAAATATTACCGCTCCGGCTAACAACGCTACCTTCACCGCCCCGGCTAATATCAACATCACCGCTACCGCTACCGATAGCGATGGTACTATCGCCTACGTGGAATTCTATAACGGCGCCACCCGCCTGGCTACAGATAGCACCGCTCCTTACAGCTTTGCTTGGAACAACGTAGCAGCCGGCACCTATAGCATCACCGCAAAAGCAACCGACAACCAGGGCGCCAGCGCCACCTCCGCAGCTATCAGCCTTACCGTAAATGGCACCGGTGGCAACACCCCTCCAACCGTAAGCATCACCGCTCCGGCTAACAACGCTACCTTCTCTGCACCTGCCACCGTTAACATCACTGCCAACGCAGCCGATGCCAATGGCAGAGTAGTAAGGGTAGAGTTCTACAATGGTACCACCCGCCTGGCTACCGACAGCACCGCTCCTTACAGCTATACCTGGAGCAATGTAGCTGCCGGTACCTACAGCATCACCGCCAAAGCGACCGACAACGATAACGCTACCACCACCTCCGCTGCCGTTAGCATCACCGTAAACGGTACCAGCGGCGGTAACTGCGCAGGCATCGCCGCATACCAGCCTTACCCCAAGATCTACAATCAGGGCGAAAAGGTAACCTACAATAACAACCTGTACGAATGCCTGGTAAATAATCTTTATAACGTCACTCCGGGTTCCGCCGACTGGTGGTGGAAACCACTGGGCCCCTGCTCCGGCACAGCTGCCAGAGCAACACAAGCCGGCGATACAAATGGTAAACTGATCGTAGGATACTGGCACAACTGGGGCAACACCACACAAGTGCCTAAATACATCCGCCTCCGCGATGTAAATGCCAAATACAATGTGATCAACGTAGCATTCCCGACCAGCGGCCCGGACTTCGCTACCATGCTCTTCACACCGGAAAATATCACCGAAGCGGAATTCAAATCAGATATCGCATTCCTCCAGTCCCAGGGCAAAAAGGTATTGCTGTCTCTCGGTGGTCAGAACGGTACCGTTACACTCAACACCGCCGCTCAGAAAACCGCTTTCGTTAACTCTATGAAAGGCCTCCTCGATCAATACAATTTCGATGGCTTCGATATAGACCTCGAAGGTGGCGCCTCCCTCCAACTCGATAATAACGACAAAAACTTCATGGCACCCACCACTCCTAAAGTAGTGAACATGATCGCCGCCGTGAAAGAACTGCTCGCCTATCGTAAAGGACAAGGCAAAAACGGATGGCTGACCATGGCGCCTGAAACATACTACGTACACACCGCCTATGGTGCCACCTATGCACCTCTGGTAGGCGCCTACCTGCCACTGATATACGGCCTGCGCAACGAACTGACCGTAATCTACCCGCAATACTATAACACCGGCTCCGTAACAGGCCTCGATAACAAAAATTACAACCAGGGTACCTCCGACTTCATCGTCGCAATGACCGACATGCTGTTGCAAGGGTTCCCCGTTGCCGGTACCAACCAGACTTTCCCGGCCTTACGGGAAGATCAGGTAGCATTCGGCTTACCTGCTACACAAGGTGCTGCAGGCGGTGGATACACAGCCCCGGCTAACGTAACCAAAGCCCTCAACTACCTGGTGAAAGGTATCTCTTATGGTGGCGCCTACACCTTGCGCAAAGCAGGTGGGTACCCCGGCCTCAGAGGTATCATGACCTGGTCCGTGAACTGGGATATCAGCAATAACAACGAGTTCGCTAACAACGCATACGAATTCTTCTACGGTGGTGGCAGCACCGGCAACCCGCCTGCTGTAAACATCACCGCTCCGGCTAACAATGCCGCCTTCAACGCTCCGGCTAACATCAACATCACAGCAAATGCTTCCGATAGCGATGGCTCCGTAACCAAAGTGGAATTCTTCAACGGTGGCAGCAAACTGGGTGAAGACCCAACCGCGCCTTACAGCTTCGCCTGGAACAGCGTAGCCGCTGGATCTTATACCATCACCGCCAGAGCTACCGACAACCAGGGCAATGTAACCACCTCCGCTCCGGTGACCATCAGCGTAAATGGCAGCGGCAGCGCACCGGTAGTGAACATCACCGCCCCGGCTAATAACGCCAGCTTCACCGCCCCGGCCAACATCAATATCACAGCAAATGCTTCCGATAGCGATGGCTCCGTAACTAAAGTGGAATTCTTCAACGGTAGCGCCAAACTGGGTGAAGACCCAACCGCTCCGTATAGCTTCGCCTGGAACAACGTAGGTGCCGGTACCTACAGCATCACCGCTAAAGCTACCGACAACCAGGGCAATACTACCACCTCCGCCGCCGTAAGCATCACCGTAAACGGCACCGGCGGTAGCAACTGCGCTGGCATACCCGCTTACCAGCCGTATCCGAAGATCTACAACCAGGGCGATAAAGTAGTATACAACAACAACCTGTATGAAAGCCAGTCCAACAACCTGTACAACGTAACACCAGGTACAGCAGACTGGTGGTGGAAACCTCTCGGACCTTGCTCCGGTAGCTTCGCCCGCACAGACAGCCGCCCAACAGTAGGCGAAGAAGAAAATACAAATGATCAACTCAACGTCTATCCGAACCCCGTTACCGGCACAGAAGTACGCCTGCAGGTGAAGGCCCGCCCCGGCGAACAACTCGTACTGGAACTGACCGACCTCAAAGGTGGCAGACTGCAACAACGTCAGGTGCAGACCGCAACCGTAAAAGGCGAACAACCAGTTAGACTCGATGTGAGCAAACTCCCCGCAGGTACCTGGATCATCAAGGTAACCGGCGATAAGAACAGAAAAGTAGGTACTGCCAAGATCATCAAACTCTGA
- a CDS encoding tetratricopeptide repeat protein, which yields MTATRVLYNEDEYIDGLLDNSPAIIESIYRHFAKKVKSFIHSYGGSMKDAAHIFEETLLDIYRYACQYKLVLTNRFEPFFMLICKVKWRNTLAQRGQVSSGERGVPEKAILDNTHLKYVQEIVMQGEQRRHWMQLFQEQEEGCRHQVMGTLLPHAEGVLENPANKNISQDGYAACMAALLTRHHDMQHTISKQDVLMVMDYIQRMSEEEKAAFEAKLPSQPPLQLALKSYREATQWLKLVLTPDHTLKELVHTLADQRQQWFPTKDRQESQAQLYVIGIAIIAAILATLLYISPWRKDVYRQFAPTEMVHDTIGQDDTGQIMHAASTHFNKRRFNQAIGLLTQAIRRDTMNMYARYYRGICLLENDQFNAARQDLQRVYGSKSTYRYDAAFYLGLSYLKNNDKQRCLEWLYKIPESAPNYVKATKLVQEIQ from the coding sequence ATGACTGCGACACGCGTATTATATAACGAAGATGAATATATAGATGGTTTGCTGGATAATTCTCCTGCGATCATCGAATCTATATACCGGCATTTTGCCAAGAAGGTGAAGTCTTTTATACACAGTTATGGGGGATCTATGAAGGATGCTGCCCATATATTTGAGGAGACGTTGCTGGATATCTACCGTTATGCTTGTCAGTATAAGCTGGTATTAACGAATCGTTTTGAGCCATTTTTCATGTTGATCTGTAAGGTCAAGTGGCGGAATACGCTGGCGCAGCGGGGGCAGGTGTCTTCTGGTGAGCGCGGTGTGCCGGAGAAGGCGATACTGGACAATACGCATCTGAAGTATGTGCAGGAGATTGTTATGCAAGGGGAACAGCGCCGGCATTGGATGCAGTTGTTCCAGGAGCAGGAGGAGGGTTGTCGGCATCAGGTGATGGGAACGTTGTTGCCGCATGCGGAAGGGGTGTTAGAGAACCCGGCTAATAAAAATATTTCGCAGGACGGTTATGCGGCTTGTATGGCGGCTTTGCTAACGCGTCATCATGATATGCAGCATACGATATCCAAGCAGGATGTGCTGATGGTGATGGATTATATACAGCGGATGAGTGAGGAAGAAAAGGCTGCTTTTGAGGCGAAGCTTCCCTCTCAGCCACCATTGCAGCTGGCATTAAAGAGTTACCGGGAAGCTACGCAATGGTTGAAGCTGGTGCTGACGCCGGACCATACGTTGAAGGAGCTGGTGCATACGCTGGCTGATCAGCGGCAGCAATGGTTTCCGACGAAGGACCGGCAGGAATCGCAGGCACAGTTATACGTTATTGGTATTGCCATTATAGCGGCGATACTGGCTACTTTGCTTTATATCAGTCCTTGGAGGAAGGATGTGTACCGTCAGTTTGCTCCTACGGAGATGGTACATGACACTATCGGGCAGGATGATACGGGACAGATCATGCATGCGGCCTCTACTCATTTTAACAAGCGACGTTTTAACCAGGCGATTGGTTTGCTGACGCAGGCGATACGCCGGGATACTATGAATATGTATGCGCGTTATTACCGCGGTATCTGCTTACTGGAGAACGATCAATTCAATGCGGCCCGTCAGGATCTGCAGCGGGTATACGGCAGTAAGTCGACTTACCGTTATGATGCTGCATTCTACCTGGGGCTGAGTTACCTTAAGAACAATGACAAGCAGCGGTGCCTGGAATGGCTTTACAAGATCCCTGAGAGTGCCCCTAACTATGTAAAAGCCACGAAATTGGTACAGGAAATCCAATAA
- a CDS encoding terpene synthase family protein, producing MDIQHAPALSIPFPEHISPHAGITETRLLDYMDATALLPAVLKAKYAQQGFAQTAARYFPLATEEQLLLFSKFLLWKTLCEDLTEDSDGPSILFIKERYHAIWRGAPLHADDNAAAHVLADFRAAGIIEELSVGWRERFIEAISDYLEGRSLEAPYRQAKQLPALKDYLLIREKAAGQHVLNMLAEIAAGFVLPNSIYEHPVIQRLLVLSHRLIAWCQDYYAIEKESAENDVMNIIPILQHQFQLARKAASRKLVSMHEADLNEFATLRTVLPDFEPYDEQVAAYIDHIKNIISGQFYANQQAFSYATTA from the coding sequence ATGGATATTCAACATGCCCCTGCCTTGTCGATTCCTTTTCCGGAGCATATCAGCCCTCATGCGGGTATCACGGAGACACGACTACTTGATTACATGGATGCCACTGCACTGTTGCCTGCTGTTTTGAAGGCGAAATATGCGCAGCAGGGCTTTGCACAAACGGCGGCCCGTTATTTTCCTTTGGCGACGGAGGAGCAACTATTACTTTTCAGCAAATTCCTGTTATGGAAAACGCTTTGTGAGGATCTGACGGAAGATAGTGATGGGCCGTCGATCCTGTTCATCAAGGAGCGTTATCATGCTATATGGCGGGGGGCGCCGTTGCACGCTGATGATAATGCTGCTGCGCATGTATTGGCTGATTTCCGGGCAGCCGGTATCATAGAGGAGTTGTCTGTGGGTTGGCGGGAGCGGTTTATTGAGGCGATCAGTGATTACCTGGAAGGGCGGTCGCTGGAGGCACCTTACCGGCAAGCCAAGCAGCTGCCTGCTTTAAAGGATTATTTACTGATCCGGGAAAAGGCTGCGGGTCAGCATGTATTGAACATGCTGGCGGAGATAGCTGCGGGTTTTGTATTGCCCAACAGTATTTATGAGCATCCAGTTATACAACGTTTGCTGGTGTTATCCCATCGGTTGATCGCCTGGTGTCAGGATTATTATGCGATTGAAAAAGAGAGTGCGGAGAATGATGTGATGAATATCATTCCTATCCTTCAGCATCAATTCCAGTTGGCCCGCAAGGCTGCGAGCCGTAAGCTGGTGAGTATGCATGAAGCGGATCTAAATGAATTTGCCACGCTGCGTACCGTATTGCCTGATTTCGAGCCTTACGATGAGCAGGTAGCTGCTTATATCGATCACATTAAAAACATTATCAGCGGGCAGTTCTATGCCAATCAGCAAGCATTCAGTTATGCTACTACTGCCTGA
- a CDS encoding alginate lyase family protein — translation MKKYIVWCLYLLIAAQSTLMAQSTAWTKRVIKDQRDNILKQASWALQQKPETVTAAKCERSAGGLHDFYSEGDYWWPDPRSADSPYIQRDGQSNPDNFVAHRQAMIRFSRVMGTLAAAYLVKKDKTYLQHALIHVKAWFINQDTRMNPNLQYAQAIKGRATGRGIGIIDTIHFLEVVQAIRIMEQTGTIPPADLKAVKQWFTEYLQWMTTHPYGIAERDATNNHGTCWVMQVAAFAKLLDDQEKMDYCIRRYKEVLLPNQMAPDGSYPRELARTKPYGYMLFNLDAMATICQILSNRKENLWQYTVSNNRNMGKAILFMYPYINNKQQWPYPKDIMYWDNWPVAQPALLFGAAALGKQEYYDLWNKLDHNPQVEEVLRNLPIRNPLIWL, via the coding sequence ATGAAGAAGTATATCGTATGGTGCCTCTATTTGTTAATAGCCGCACAGAGTACCTTGATGGCGCAGTCAACAGCATGGACAAAACGTGTGATAAAAGATCAACGCGATAACATATTGAAACAAGCCTCCTGGGCATTACAACAAAAACCAGAAACAGTCACCGCCGCCAAATGCGAACGGAGCGCCGGTGGCCTCCATGACTTCTACTCAGAAGGCGACTACTGGTGGCCGGATCCCCGCAGCGCCGACAGCCCCTACATACAGCGCGATGGACAGTCCAACCCGGACAACTTCGTCGCCCACCGCCAGGCCATGATACGCTTCAGCCGCGTCATGGGCACACTGGCTGCTGCATACCTGGTGAAAAAGGATAAAACCTATCTCCAACATGCCCTCATACATGTCAAAGCCTGGTTCATCAATCAAGATACCCGCATGAACCCCAACCTCCAATATGCCCAGGCCATCAAAGGCAGGGCCACCGGCAGAGGCATTGGGATCATCGATACCATCCACTTCCTGGAAGTCGTACAGGCCATCAGGATCATGGAACAAACAGGCACCATCCCCCCCGCCGACCTGAAAGCAGTCAAACAGTGGTTCACCGAATACCTGCAATGGATGACCACCCACCCATACGGCATCGCCGAAAGAGACGCCACTAACAACCATGGCACCTGCTGGGTCATGCAGGTAGCCGCATTCGCCAAACTCCTGGACGACCAGGAAAAGATGGACTACTGCATCCGCCGCTATAAAGAAGTATTACTTCCCAACCAGATGGCCCCAGATGGTAGCTATCCCCGCGAACTAGCCAGGACTAAACCATACGGCTATATGCTGTTCAACCTCGACGCAATGGCAACCATCTGCCAGATACTCAGCAACCGCAAAGAGAACCTCTGGCAATACACCGTCTCCAATAACCGCAATATGGGAAAAGCAATATTGTTCATGTATCCCTATATCAACAACAAACAACAATGGCCATATCCCAAAGACATCATGTACTGGGATAACTGGCCCGTCGCACAACCAGCCTTGCTATTCGGTGCCGCAGCACTCGGAAAACAGGAATACTATGACTTGTGGAATAAACTGGACCACAACCCCCAGGTGGAAGAGGTACTACGTAACCTCCCCATTCGCAATCCATTGATCTGGTTGTAA
- a CDS encoding glycoside hydrolase family 36 protein — MKLAKILAITIAMCAVIHTTQAGDSNTFITRLKRSAASITLADGTPAPATIRITRRWEGDFCQTTIENTGTSAVRLKEIILATVGKVLPPTTPFYAEGFQMLSQNSGTLAKPIDLGNYTDAGHYKIPQPAGYLAVYNLLRLFPAGDEQLLLAFTSSRRFVSKFYLSADTIKVAADLENLELLPGKQFQLEELTAMTGTDGNQLLDKLAARINQHHPRLQFKQPPAGWCSWYCFGPRVTATNIYDNLDYIKTHTPALQYIQVDDGYQPNMGDWLSVGKSFGGNVQEVLHTISNKGFQPAIWVAPFICDSNSVIFKDHKDWLVKGPDGKPLRSDLVTFGGWRLKPWYVLDGTHPEVQQHFEKLFRTMRTEWGCTYFKLDANFWGTIHGGTFYDKNATRVEAYRRGMEAILKGTGDAFILGCNHPIWPSLGLVHGSRSSMDIKRKWSVFERSGRENLYRAWQNGRLWWNDPDCLVLTGDMPDNEFKFHAALLYATGGMMLSGDDLTQITPARLEMLKKSVPSTATAAAFENTKFEIGRVNHQGLHQLILLNWEEKPKTFKVKLDQPAEIVDHWTGQSLGKFKGTFSCELKEHDGRVLDIR; from the coding sequence ATGAAACTTGCAAAGATCTTGGCTATCACCATCGCAATGTGTGCCGTCATACACACCACACAAGCCGGCGATAGCAACACTTTTATCACTCGCCTTAAACGATCCGCTGCCAGCATCACCCTGGCAGATGGCACCCCCGCACCTGCCACCATCCGCATCACCCGCCGCTGGGAAGGCGACTTCTGCCAGACGACCATAGAAAATACAGGCACCTCCGCCGTCAGGTTAAAAGAAATAATACTGGCCACCGTCGGTAAAGTACTGCCGCCAACCACACCCTTTTATGCAGAGGGCTTCCAGATGCTGAGTCAAAACAGCGGCACCCTCGCCAAGCCAATAGACCTCGGCAACTACACCGATGCCGGACATTATAAGATACCGCAACCGGCAGGATACCTGGCCGTATACAACCTCCTGCGGCTATTCCCCGCCGGCGATGAGCAACTACTGCTGGCATTTACCTCCAGCCGCCGCTTCGTCAGCAAATTCTACCTCTCCGCAGATACCATCAAAGTCGCCGCCGACCTCGAAAACCTCGAACTGCTGCCTGGCAAACAATTCCAGCTGGAAGAACTGACAGCCATGACCGGCACCGATGGCAACCAACTGCTGGACAAACTGGCCGCCAGGATCAACCAACACCATCCCCGCCTGCAGTTCAAACAACCTCCCGCCGGATGGTGCTCCTGGTACTGCTTCGGACCTCGCGTCACCGCCACCAACATCTACGACAACCTCGACTACATAAAAACACACACACCCGCCCTGCAATACATCCAGGTCGATGATGGCTATCAACCCAACATGGGCGACTGGCTATCCGTAGGGAAATCATTCGGCGGCAACGTTCAGGAAGTACTACACACCATCAGCAATAAAGGCTTCCAACCCGCCATCTGGGTAGCACCCTTCATCTGCGATAGCAACTCCGTCATCTTTAAAGACCACAAAGACTGGCTGGTAAAAGGTCCCGATGGCAAACCCCTGCGCAGCGACCTCGTTACCTTCGGTGGCTGGCGCCTCAAACCTTGGTATGTTCTCGATGGCACACATCCCGAAGTACAACAACACTTCGAAAAACTATTCCGTACCATGCGCACCGAATGGGGTTGCACCTACTTTAAACTAGATGCTAACTTCTGGGGAACCATACATGGCGGCACATTCTACGATAAGAATGCCACCCGCGTAGAAGCCTATCGCCGCGGTATGGAAGCCATCCTGAAAGGTACCGGCGATGCCTTCATACTGGGATGTAATCACCCCATATGGCCCTCGCTGGGACTGGTACATGGCTCCCGCAGCTCCATGGACATCAAACGTAAATGGAGCGTATTCGAACGCTCCGGCCGCGAAAACCTCTACCGCGCCTGGCAGAATGGCCGCCTCTGGTGGAACGACCCCGACTGCCTCGTCCTCACCGGCGATATGCCCGATAACGAATTCAAATTCCATGCAGCCCTCCTGTACGCCACCGGCGGTATGATGTTGAGCGGCGACGACCTCACACAGATAACGCCCGCACGCCTGGAAATGCTGAAAAAATCAGTACCTTCCACCGCTACCGCCGCTGCCTTCGAAAACACAAAGTTTGAGATCGGCAGAGTAAACCACCAGGGCCTCCACCAGCTCATCCTGCTCAACTGGGAAGAAAAACCGAAAACATTCAAAGTAAAACTCGACCAGCCCGCCGAGATCGTTGACCACTGGACCGGCCAATCCCTGGGCAAATTCAAAGGAACATTCTCCTGCGAACTCAAAGAACACGATGGCCGCGTACTGGATATCCGCTAA